The following coding sequences lie in one Bordetella genomosp. 9 genomic window:
- a CDS encoding nucleoside recognition domain-containing protein, with product MLNHLWLGFFLASGLAGALRWLAGGHPEVFSAMVGALFDMARLSVSVMVLLFGTLTLWLGFLRIAEQAGLVGALARILGPLFARLMPGVPRGHPAIGLITLNFAANALGLDNAATPIGLRAMRELQTLNPQPETATNAQILFLVLNASSLTLLPVTIFMYRAQQGAADPTLVFLPILLATSASSLAGLLAVAACQRLKLWDPVVLAWLAGAALLLGGFIGLLATLSAAAIAALSSLLGNLTLFAIILAFLLAGAYRKVPLYECFIDGAKQGFDIARDLLPYLVAMLCAVGVLRASGALDAVLDGIRWLAHAAGWDTRFVDALPTALVKPFSGSAARAMLLETMSHFGVDSFPALLAATVQGSTETTFYVLAVYFGAVGVRRARHAVGCALLADLAGVLASIGVCYWFFG from the coding sequence ATGCTGAACCATCTGTGGCTGGGGTTCTTCCTGGCGAGCGGCCTGGCCGGCGCGCTGCGCTGGCTCGCGGGCGGGCACCCGGAAGTGTTTTCGGCGATGGTCGGCGCCCTCTTCGACATGGCGCGCCTGTCCGTATCGGTCATGGTGCTGCTGTTCGGCACCCTCACCCTGTGGCTGGGTTTTCTGCGCATCGCGGAACAGGCCGGCCTGGTCGGCGCGCTCGCACGCATCCTCGGTCCGCTATTCGCCCGTCTGATGCCCGGGGTTCCGCGCGGCCATCCCGCCATCGGCCTGATCACGCTGAATTTCGCCGCGAATGCGCTGGGCCTGGACAATGCCGCCACGCCGATCGGACTGCGTGCGATGCGAGAATTGCAGACACTGAATCCGCAGCCCGAAACGGCGACCAACGCACAGATCCTGTTCCTGGTGCTGAATGCATCGTCGCTGACGCTGCTGCCGGTGACCATCTTCATGTACCGCGCGCAGCAAGGCGCGGCCGATCCCACCCTGGTGTTCCTGCCGATCCTGCTGGCGACCAGCGCCTCGTCGCTGGCCGGCCTGCTCGCGGTCGCGGCATGCCAGCGTTTGAAGCTGTGGGATCCCGTGGTGCTGGCGTGGCTGGCCGGCGCCGCCCTGCTGCTGGGCGGCTTCATCGGCCTGCTGGCCACCCTGTCGGCAGCCGCCATTGCGGCGCTGTCCTCGCTGCTGGGCAACCTGACGCTGTTCGCCATCATCCTGGCCTTCCTGCTGGCGGGCGCATACCGCAAGGTCCCGCTGTACGAATGCTTCATCGACGGCGCCAAGCAGGGCTTCGATATTGCGCGCGACCTGCTGCCCTATCTGGTCGCCATGCTTTGCGCGGTGGGCGTGCTGCGCGCATCCGGCGCCCTGGACGCGGTGCTGGACGGCATACGCTGGCTCGCGCACGCCGCCGGTTGGGATACCCGCTTCGTCGATGCCTTGCCCACGGCATTGGTCAAGCCGTTTTCGGGCAGCGCGGCGCGCGCGATGCTGCTGGAAACCATGTCGCACTTCGGCGTGGACAGCTTCCCCGCGCTGCTCGCCGCCACGGTGCAAGGCAGCACCGAAACCACGTTCTACGTCCTGGCGGTCTACTTCGGCGCGGTCGGCGTGCGGCGCGCACGCCATGCGGTCGGCTGCGCGCTGCTGGCCGACTTGGCCGGCGTCCTGGCCTCCATCGGCGTCTGCTACTGGTTCTTCGGCTAG
- the pyk gene encoding pyruvate kinase: protein MAVLRRTKIVATLGPATSSPERIEALVRAGMDVARLNFSHGDTEDHRQRAKLVREAAARQGRFVALMGDLQGPKIRIARFVDGKVTLKTGSPFTLSNSHPYEEGTEEIVGIDYPELVQDCKPGDELLLDDGRVVLRVESVDLDSVHTTVMVGGPLSNNKGINRRGGGLSAPSLTDKDRADIKVAAELQLDYVAVSFPRHGSDIEEARELVRAAGSQAWIIAKIERAEAVVDDEALDALIRASDGVMVARGDLGVEVGDAELAGIQKRIIQHARTLNKVVITATQMMESMISNPLPTRAEVSDVANAVLDYTDAVMLSAESASGQYPVEAVEAMARVCLGAEKHPTSTHSHHRLGETFSRCDETIALAAMYAANHFPRVKAIIALTESGHTPLIMSRIRSGVPIYCYSPHPVTQNRAALFRGVYTVPFDPSAYDPADLSNAAIAELKQRGRVEPGDWVILTKGDFYRDSGGTNGMKLLPVE from the coding sequence ATGGCAGTGCTGCGTCGCACCAAAATCGTCGCCACCCTCGGTCCCGCCACCTCGTCGCCCGAACGCATCGAGGCGCTGGTGCGCGCGGGCATGGACGTCGCGCGGCTGAATTTCTCGCATGGCGATACCGAGGACCACAGGCAGCGCGCAAAGCTGGTTCGCGAAGCCGCCGCCCGGCAGGGGCGTTTCGTGGCATTGATGGGAGACCTGCAGGGACCGAAGATCCGCATCGCCCGTTTCGTGGATGGCAAGGTGACGTTGAAGACCGGCTCGCCCTTTACTTTGTCGAACAGCCATCCCTATGAGGAAGGCACCGAGGAAATCGTCGGCATCGATTACCCGGAGCTCGTGCAGGACTGCAAGCCGGGAGACGAACTGTTGCTGGACGATGGCCGTGTGGTGCTGCGCGTGGAAAGCGTGGACCTGGATTCGGTGCATACGACCGTGATGGTGGGCGGCCCCTTGTCGAACAACAAGGGCATCAATCGTCGCGGGGGCGGCCTGTCCGCGCCCAGCCTCACGGACAAGGACCGCGCCGACATCAAGGTTGCCGCGGAACTGCAGCTCGACTATGTGGCGGTATCGTTTCCCCGTCACGGTTCGGACATCGAAGAAGCGCGGGAACTGGTGCGCGCGGCCGGCAGCCAGGCATGGATCATCGCCAAGATCGAGCGGGCGGAAGCAGTGGTGGATGATGAAGCGCTGGATGCGCTGATCCGCGCCAGCGACGGCGTCATGGTGGCGCGCGGCGACCTGGGCGTGGAGGTCGGCGACGCGGAACTGGCGGGGATCCAGAAGCGCATCATTCAGCACGCGCGCACGCTGAACAAGGTGGTCATCACCGCGACGCAGATGATGGAGTCGATGATTTCGAATCCCCTGCCGACGCGAGCGGAGGTGTCCGATGTCGCCAACGCGGTCCTGGATTACACCGACGCAGTCATGTTGTCCGCCGAGAGCGCGTCCGGCCAGTACCCCGTGGAAGCCGTCGAGGCGATGGCCCGTGTCTGCCTGGGCGCGGAAAAACATCCGACCTCCACGCATTCGCACCACCGCCTGGGCGAAACGTTCTCGCGCTGCGACGAAACCATCGCGCTCGCGGCGATGTACGCCGCCAACCATTTCCCGCGCGTCAAGGCCATCATCGCGCTGACCGAAAGCGGTCACACGCCACTGATCATGTCGCGCATCCGTTCTGGCGTGCCGATCTATTGCTACAGCCCCCACCCGGTCACCCAGAATCGGGCAGCCTTGTTTCGCGGCGTGTATACGGTGCCTTTCGATCCTTCGGCCTACGACCCGGCGGACCTGAGCAACGCCGCGATCGCCGAGCTCAAGCAGCGCGGGCGCGTCGAGCCGGGCGACTGGGTCATTTTGACGAAGGGCGACTTCTACCGCGACAGCGGCGGGACCAACGGAATGAAGCTGCTGCCGGTGGAATGA
- a CDS encoding glycerate kinase, translating into MKIVIAPDSFKESLSAPDAASAIARGVRAACPGAEIVAIPMADGGEGTVAAVLAARGGQWRTARVTDALGEPIDASWGWLADGTAVIEMAAAAGLEQVPPERRDPLRATSRGVGELILAALDAGARRIILGLGGSATNDAGAGMLSALGLRILDAHGDEVAPGGAALRNAARVDTTGLDRRLAAVRVDVASDVDNPLCGPHGASAVFGPQKGASASQVAQLDAALAHFADICARALGRDERDRAGAGAAGGLGFAAHAFLNAAFRPGVEVVAELGGLAHAVLGADLVFTGEGRMDQQTLHGKTPAGVARIAHAVGVPVVALAGSLGDGYDKLYRAGITAAYSLAAGPMTLEQACAQAADLLADRARDATRLFMAGRGLNHRATETADLNQLG; encoded by the coding sequence GTGAAGATCGTCATCGCGCCCGACTCCTTCAAGGAAAGCCTGTCAGCGCCGGATGCGGCGTCCGCCATTGCGCGCGGCGTGCGCGCCGCCTGCCCTGGCGCCGAGATCGTCGCCATACCCATGGCCGATGGCGGTGAAGGGACTGTGGCAGCAGTACTTGCGGCCAGGGGCGGCCAGTGGCGCACCGCGCGCGTGACGGATGCGCTGGGCGAACCTATCGACGCTTCCTGGGGATGGCTGGCCGACGGCACGGCTGTCATCGAAATGGCGGCCGCAGCGGGGCTTGAACAGGTTCCCCCTGAACGCCGCGACCCATTGCGCGCCACCAGCCGGGGCGTCGGAGAACTGATCCTGGCGGCCTTGGATGCGGGGGCGCGCCGCATCATTCTGGGGCTGGGCGGCTCGGCGACCAACGACGCCGGCGCCGGCATGCTTTCCGCGCTGGGGCTGCGGATCCTGGACGCCCACGGCGATGAGGTCGCTCCCGGCGGCGCGGCGCTGCGCAATGCCGCTCGCGTCGATACGACCGGCCTCGATCGCCGCCTGGCTGCCGTACGCGTCGATGTTGCATCCGACGTGGACAATCCCCTGTGCGGTCCCCACGGCGCGTCGGCGGTTTTCGGCCCGCAAAAAGGCGCCTCGGCTTCCCAGGTGGCGCAGCTGGACGCCGCGCTGGCCCACTTCGCCGACATCTGCGCGCGTGCGCTAGGCCGCGACGAACGCGACCGGGCGGGCGCCGGCGCTGCCGGCGGACTCGGGTTCGCCGCGCATGCCTTCTTGAATGCCGCTTTCCGGCCGGGGGTAGAAGTCGTTGCGGAACTTGGCGGCCTGGCCCACGCCGTGCTTGGCGCGGATCTGGTTTTCACCGGCGAAGGCCGCATGGACCAACAGACTTTGCATGGGAAAACGCCAGCCGGCGTGGCTCGCATCGCGCATGCCGTCGGTGTGCCCGTGGTGGCGCTGGCCGGCTCGCTTGGCGACGGCTACGACAAGCTCTACCGCGCCGGCATCACGGCGGCCTATAGCCTGGCGGCCGGGCCGATGACACTGGAGCAAGCCTGCGCCCAGGCTGCGGACCTCCTTGCCGATCGCGCGCGCGACGCCACACGGTTGTTCATGGCCGGCCGCGGCCTGAACCATCGCGCAACGGAAACGGCGGATCTGAACCAGCTGGGGTAA
- the rsmA gene encoding 16S rRNA (adenine(1518)-N(6)/adenine(1519)-N(6))-dimethyltransferase RsmA, whose amino-acid sequence MAQHQARKRFGQHFLVDESVVDAIVRAIGPGADDAMVEIGPGLSALTRPLLQRLRRLTVVEIDRDLAGRLRAEFPPERLDVVEADALTVDFSGFGPDLRVVGNLPYNISSPILFHLMTAADTVRDQHFMLQREVIDRMVAQPASSDYGRLSVMLQSRYRIEKLFDVPPEAFDPPPRVVSAVVRMVPLPADRRRPCSEAALEQVVARAFAQRRKMLRRALGDWTPHVPWDALEIPPTSRAEEVSVDKFIGLADVLFEAGLAGPSLPHSAELDKPRAD is encoded by the coding sequence ATGGCGCAACATCAGGCGCGTAAGCGCTTCGGACAGCATTTTCTGGTCGACGAAAGCGTGGTCGACGCCATCGTGCGTGCGATCGGTCCCGGCGCGGACGATGCGATGGTCGAAATCGGCCCCGGCCTGTCGGCGCTCACGCGGCCGCTGCTGCAGCGCCTGCGGCGGCTGACCGTGGTCGAGATCGACCGTGATCTGGCCGGGCGTTTGCGTGCGGAATTCCCGCCGGAACGGCTGGATGTCGTCGAGGCCGACGCATTGACGGTCGATTTCTCGGGGTTTGGTCCGGACCTGCGTGTTGTCGGCAATCTGCCGTACAACATCTCCAGCCCCATTCTGTTCCACTTGATGACGGCCGCCGATACCGTCCGCGACCAGCATTTCATGCTCCAGCGCGAAGTGATCGACCGCATGGTGGCGCAACCGGCGTCGTCCGACTATGGGCGGCTCTCGGTCATGCTGCAGTCGCGCTATCGCATCGAGAAGCTGTTCGACGTGCCGCCCGAGGCCTTCGATCCGCCGCCGCGCGTGGTGTCGGCCGTGGTTCGCATGGTGCCGCTGCCGGCTGATCGACGCCGGCCCTGCAGCGAAGCGGCGCTGGAACAGGTGGTGGCGCGGGCGTTCGCGCAGCGGCGCAAGATGCTGCGCCGGGCGCTGGGCGACTGGACGCCCCATGTGCCTTGGGATGCGTTGGAAATCCCGCCCACGTCGCGGGCAGAAGAAGTATCGGTGGACAAATTCATCGGCCTGGCCGACGTCCTGTTCGAGGCGGGCCTGGCCGGCCCCTCCCTGCCGCACAGCGCGGAACTGGACAAGCCGCGCGCCGACTGA
- a CDS encoding peptidylprolyl isomerase codes for MMGSVFSRARASRGILVLTACAAFPLAALAQPQGRTSSPAKTPGAASRSAPPAAAAAPAAAAGAAAPTAQSDQFADGIAAVVNKDVITMREVNEGVKEATQELSRQNIQLPDPKVLQRQVLQRLIMENLERQEAARLNIRVDDAQVDQAIASIAERNRISVEQMRREIEKQGLPWSVYRRSIRSEILSDRLRQRVVDSTLLVSDAEVDAFLKEQRRRQAGGSPAGAPAQTRAAPSAPAAEPAQSGPQIVSLAQILVRVPESATRDQVEALRKKAEDILARLKGGADFASVAAAASDGPEALQGGVMGARPLEGWPDLFVNAIANVPKGGVSGVIQSGNGFHILKVVDRRSAGAPAPGRSPAQTPAQPPAPPAEAAGPGSDGTVRLPQGPVQVTQTHARHILIKTSAVMSDDQARQRLELIRQRIVEGKEDFGALARQNSQDASAPQGGDLGWLNPGETVPEFEQAMNALQPGEVSQPVHSRFGWHLIQVIERREKDVKDELERLQARRVLFERRAQLAFDDWLEQLRGQAYIDNRLEKQARQDSNP; via the coding sequence ATGATGGGTAGTGTGTTTTCGCGGGCTCGCGCCAGCCGCGGCATTCTGGTGTTGACCGCCTGCGCCGCGTTTCCCCTGGCCGCCCTCGCGCAGCCGCAGGGCCGGACCAGCTCGCCGGCCAAGACGCCCGGAGCGGCGTCGCGGTCCGCGCCACCCGCAGCCGCGGCGGCGCCCGCTGCCGCTGCTGGCGCCGCGGCCCCAACGGCTCAGTCGGATCAGTTCGCCGACGGCATTGCCGCCGTGGTGAACAAGGATGTGATCACCATGCGCGAGGTCAACGAAGGCGTCAAGGAAGCGACGCAGGAGTTGTCCCGGCAGAACATCCAGCTGCCCGACCCCAAGGTGCTGCAACGCCAGGTGCTTCAGCGCCTGATCATGGAAAATCTTGAGCGGCAGGAAGCGGCCCGGCTGAATATCCGCGTTGATGATGCGCAGGTCGACCAGGCCATCGCGAGCATCGCCGAGCGCAACCGGATATCGGTGGAGCAGATGCGGCGCGAGATCGAGAAGCAGGGGCTGCCGTGGTCCGTCTATCGCCGCAGTATCCGCAGCGAAATCCTCTCGGACCGGCTGCGTCAGCGCGTGGTGGATTCCACTCTGCTCGTCTCCGACGCGGAAGTCGATGCGTTCCTGAAGGAGCAGCGGCGCCGCCAGGCGGGCGGCAGCCCGGCCGGCGCACCGGCGCAGACCCGCGCGGCGCCCTCCGCCCCCGCGGCTGAGCCCGCGCAGTCCGGCCCGCAAATCGTCAGTCTGGCGCAGATCCTGGTGCGCGTGCCTGAAAGCGCCACCCGAGATCAAGTCGAGGCGCTGCGCAAGAAGGCCGAAGACATCCTGGCGCGGCTCAAGGGCGGCGCCGACTTCGCCAGCGTCGCGGCGGCCGCGTCCGATGGCCCCGAAGCGCTGCAGGGCGGCGTCATGGGCGCGCGCCCGCTGGAAGGTTGGCCCGACCTGTTCGTCAACGCCATCGCGAATGTGCCCAAGGGCGGCGTCAGCGGCGTCATCCAGAGCGGCAACGGTTTCCATATCCTGAAGGTCGTCGATCGCCGCAGCGCGGGCGCGCCGGCCCCGGGGCGCAGTCCCGCCCAGACGCCGGCGCAGCCGCCTGCGCCGCCGGCGGAAGCGGCCGGCCCGGGTTCCGACGGCACGGTGCGCCTGCCTCAGGGCCCCGTGCAGGTCACGCAGACGCATGCGCGTCACATCCTGATCAAGACCTCCGCGGTGATGAGCGACGATCAGGCCCGGCAGCGGCTGGAGCTGATCCGCCAGCGCATCGTGGAAGGCAAGGAAGACTTCGGCGCGCTGGCGCGCCAGAATTCACAGGATGCCAGCGCGCCGCAAGGCGGCGATCTCGGCTGGCTCAACCCGGGCGAGACCGTGCCTGAGTTCGAACAAGCCATGAACGCGCTGCAACCCGGGGAAGTCAGCCAGCCCGTTCATTCGCGCTTTGGCTGGCACCTGATCCAGGTGATTGAGCGCCGCGAGAAAGACGTCAAGGACGAGCTCGAACGACTCCAGGCCCGTCGCGTGCTGTTCGAACGGCGCGCCCAGCTTGCCTTCGACGATTGGCTCGAGCAATTGCGCGGCCAGGCCTACATCGACAATCGCCTGGAAAAGCAGGCTCGGCAGGACAGTAATCCTTGA
- a CDS encoding LPS-assembly protein LptD: protein MRIVRSLILFLAGAASAAQAQVATDTSANSSAPAARSASPAASHNVEVLGLRSSPSLRVHRLPDEQIPAYLEGNTMDGDPDSTVTLDGSAEVRRIDMVLKGDRITYDRATGNVDAVGGARLMREGSLATAPQMRFNVDTSSGNLKSPDFWLGATGGFAKADQADIFSRSAMRLTNVTYTGCSCSEPSWYIKSKSVDMDFEENEGVAHDGVLYFKDVPILAAPYLTFPIKKERKSGFLIPTYGTTSRSGFDFQAPYYFNLAPNYDATIYPRLLAKRGLQLGGEFRYLGSSYSGLLAGTYLPSDNQTGESRWMYTTRHYQALGNGFFGSWNITGVSDDDYYRDFSTLGLNEASTTYLPKQGMVGWSNQYWTTYVQVYKYQTLQDPDAPILPPYDMEPQLSLRGQRYNWNGFDAELTSTATRFRRNLSGVPSSIIPTIYNNSGPESGDRLQIYPTVSFPIVRPGWYVTPKVGYHYTQYQNTDWYGGSKGIMGTETGLPTSISRGVPIMSVDAGMTFERDTTLFGKDSIQTLEPRLYYLRVPYRDQSRMPIYDTTLANFSFAQAFEENIYTGGWDRIANANQLTAALTTRYLDANSGFERLSLSVGQQIYFDDQRVTLPSETPRTNVRSNFLVETSAALTDTLTASLGGQYDPYNSDWNQGLVSMRWSPQRLTTVSLSYRYQRDPPVLSTGGRQAYLPQGQNQVSLAFQWPFSERWYGVGRIDYSMHTGPVVGTNNETIQDTRRITQAIAGLEYKGDCCWTGRVVFQRYAVAADEVNTAVFFQLELNGLGSLGTDPMKLLSRSIPGYQSVNPPPVPGTTFERYE, encoded by the coding sequence GTGCGCATCGTCCGGTCGTTGATCCTATTCCTTGCTGGCGCCGCCTCGGCCGCCCAGGCCCAAGTCGCAACGGATACGTCAGCGAATTCGAGCGCGCCGGCCGCCCGGTCCGCTTCCCCGGCCGCTTCGCATAACGTGGAAGTGCTCGGCCTGCGGTCTTCGCCGTCGTTGCGCGTGCATCGTTTGCCGGACGAGCAGATTCCGGCGTACCTGGAAGGCAACACCATGGACGGCGATCCGGACTCTACCGTGACGCTGGACGGCAGCGCCGAGGTGCGCCGCATCGATATGGTGCTCAAGGGGGACCGCATCACCTATGACCGTGCCACGGGGAACGTCGATGCCGTGGGCGGCGCCCGGCTGATGCGCGAAGGCTCGCTGGCCACCGCCCCGCAAATGCGGTTCAACGTGGATACCAGCAGCGGCAATCTGAAATCGCCGGATTTCTGGCTGGGCGCCACCGGAGGCTTCGCGAAGGCGGATCAGGCCGACATTTTCAGCCGCTCGGCGATGCGGCTGACCAACGTCACCTACACCGGGTGCAGTTGCTCGGAGCCGTCCTGGTACATCAAGTCCAAGTCGGTGGACATGGACTTCGAGGAAAACGAAGGCGTGGCCCATGACGGCGTGCTGTATTTCAAGGACGTGCCCATCCTGGCCGCGCCTTATCTGACGTTCCCCATCAAAAAAGAGCGGAAGTCCGGTTTCCTTATCCCGACCTACGGCACGACAAGCCGCAGCGGTTTCGATTTCCAGGCGCCGTACTACTTCAACCTGGCGCCGAACTACGACGCCACGATCTACCCCCGGCTGCTGGCCAAGCGCGGGTTGCAATTGGGCGGCGAATTCCGCTACCTCGGATCCTCGTACAGCGGCTTGCTGGCCGGCACTTATCTGCCGAGCGACAACCAGACGGGCGAGAGCCGCTGGATGTACACCACGCGCCACTACCAGGCCCTGGGCAACGGCTTCTTCGGCAGCTGGAACATCACGGGCGTGTCGGATGACGATTACTATCGCGACTTCTCCACGCTGGGGCTGAACGAAGCGTCCACGACCTACCTGCCGAAGCAGGGCATGGTGGGATGGAGCAACCAGTATTGGACCACCTACGTTCAGGTGTACAAGTACCAGACGCTGCAGGATCCGGACGCTCCCATCCTGCCGCCGTACGACATGGAACCCCAGTTGTCCCTGCGAGGACAGCGCTACAACTGGAATGGCTTCGATGCGGAGTTGACGAGCACGGCGACGCGCTTTCGCCGCAACCTGAGCGGCGTGCCCTCCAGCATCATCCCGACCATCTACAACAACAGCGGCCCCGAAAGCGGCGACCGGCTGCAGATATATCCCACCGTGTCGTTCCCGATCGTGCGCCCGGGCTGGTACGTCACGCCGAAGGTCGGGTATCACTACACCCAGTACCAGAACACCGATTGGTATGGCGGGTCGAAGGGCATCATGGGAACCGAAACGGGGCTTCCCACAAGCATTTCGCGCGGCGTGCCGATCATGTCCGTGGACGCCGGCATGACGTTCGAGCGCGATACCACTTTGTTCGGCAAGGACTCTATCCAGACGCTGGAGCCGCGCCTGTATTACCTGCGCGTGCCGTATCGCGATCAGTCCCGCATGCCGATCTACGATACGACGCTGGCCAACTTCAGCTTCGCGCAGGCATTCGAAGAAAACATCTACACCGGCGGTTGGGACCGCATCGCCAACGCCAATCAGCTGACTGCCGCGCTGACGACACGCTACCTGGACGCCAACAGCGGCTTCGAGCGCCTGTCCCTGTCCGTGGGGCAGCAGATCTATTTCGACGATCAGCGCGTCACGCTGCCCAGCGAAACGCCTCGCACCAACGTCCGGTCGAACTTCCTGGTGGAAACCAGCGCGGCGCTGACCGATACGTTGACCGCTTCGCTGGGCGGGCAGTACGACCCCTACAACAGCGACTGGAACCAGGGATTGGTTTCGATGCGCTGGTCGCCGCAGCGGCTGACCACCGTGTCGCTGTCCTACCGCTATCAACGCGATCCGCCAGTCCTCAGCACTGGCGGACGCCAGGCCTATCTGCCGCAGGGGCAGAACCAGGTCAGCCTGGCCTTCCAGTGGCCGTTCAGCGAGCGGTGGTACGGTGTCGGCCGCATCGATTATTCGATGCACACCGGACCGGTGGTCGGAACGAACAATGAAACCATCCAGGATACGCGCCGTATCACGCAGGCCATCGCCGGACTGGAGTACAAAGGCGATTGCTGCTGGACGGGCAGGGTGGTGTTCCAGCGCTATGCCGTCGCGGCGGACGAAGTGAATACCGCCGTGTTCTTCCAGCTTGAGCTGAACGGACTGGGTTCGCTCGGTACCGACCCGATGAAGCTGCTGTCGCGGAGCATCCCCGGATATCAGTCGGTGAATCCGCCGCCTGTGCCTGGAACGACTTTCGAAAGGTATGAATGA
- a CDS encoding aminoglycoside phosphotransferase family protein, with amino-acid sequence MSSSADSRLGALRDWLRTLPHSLALQPDTLRPASSDASFRRYFRLDAADGAVIVMDAPPPHEDVRPFLHVGALLRDAGLNVPAVLAQDLERGFLLLSDLGPYTYYQRIQDGWDDTQLQKRYREALAALVRMQQASTRGLASYDAERLTAELELFPEWYVARHHGVSLAPDEREHLRDVFALLSRANAGQPTVLVHRDFHSPNLMACEDPRHGPNPGIIDFQDALAGPITYDLASLVTDARTTWEEPQQLDWAIRYWEMARAAGLPVDADFADFHRAYEWMSLQRNLRILGVFARLHHRDGKPGYLGHIPRVNAYVRQVAGRYGVFAPLMRLLDKLDERQPTVGYTF; translated from the coding sequence TTGTCTTCCTCCGCCGATTCCCGCCTGGGCGCGCTGCGCGACTGGTTGCGCACCCTGCCCCACTCCCTGGCCCTGCAACCCGACACCCTGCGTCCGGCGTCCAGCGACGCCAGTTTCCGGCGCTATTTCCGCCTGGACGCCGCTGACGGCGCCGTCATCGTCATGGACGCGCCGCCGCCGCACGAGGACGTCCGCCCGTTCCTGCACGTGGGCGCCCTGCTGCGCGACGCCGGCCTGAACGTCCCCGCCGTGCTGGCGCAGGATCTGGAGCGCGGCTTCCTGCTGCTGTCCGACCTGGGCCCCTACACCTACTATCAGCGTATCCAGGACGGATGGGACGATACCCAGTTGCAAAAGCGCTATCGCGAGGCGCTGGCCGCGCTGGTGCGCATGCAACAGGCCTCGACACGGGGCCTGGCTTCCTATGATGCCGAGCGGTTGACAGCCGAACTGGAACTCTTCCCCGAGTGGTACGTTGCCCGGCACCACGGCGTCAGCCTGGCTCCGGACGAGCGCGAGCACTTGCGGGACGTGTTCGCATTGCTCTCGCGCGCCAATGCCGGCCAGCCCACGGTGCTGGTGCACCGGGACTTCCACTCCCCGAACCTGATGGCCTGCGAAGACCCCCGGCATGGGCCCAACCCCGGCATCATCGATTTCCAGGACGCGCTGGCCGGCCCCATCACCTATGACCTGGCCTCGCTGGTCACCGACGCCCGGACCACCTGGGAAGAGCCGCAGCAGCTGGATTGGGCGATACGCTATTGGGAAATGGCCCGCGCAGCGGGGCTGCCGGTGGATGCGGATTTCGCCGACTTCCACCGCGCCTACGAGTGGATGAGCCTGCAGCGCAATCTGCGCATACTGGGCGTGTTTGCGCGCCTGCATCATCGCGACGGCAAGCCGGGCTATCTGGGGCATATTCCGCGTGTCAACGCCTACGTGCGCCAGGTCGCCGGACGCTACGGCGTCTTCGCGCCGCTGATGCGCCTGCTGGACAAGCTGGACGAGCGCCAGCCCACGGTCGGGTACACCTTCTGA
- the murU gene encoding N-acetylmuramate alpha-1-phosphate uridylyltransferase MurU encodes MRAMILAAGRGERMRPLTDTVPKPLLPAGGKPLILWHIERLVAAGMREIVINHAWLGDRLEAALGDGSRVGARLRYSREGTALETAGGIARALPMLGDAPFLVINGDVWCDWNPAQALELAPDIDATGRRAWLLLVDNPEHHPEGDFHLRSDGAIHPNEGQRLTFSGIGVYHPALFAAIAPGTAARLGPLLTQAIADDAVRGARHTGKWVDVGTPERLAALDAELGAAAST; translated from the coding sequence ATGCGCGCGATGATACTGGCGGCGGGCCGCGGGGAGCGCATGCGCCCCCTGACCGACACCGTGCCCAAGCCTTTGCTTCCCGCGGGCGGCAAGCCGTTGATCCTGTGGCATATCGAACGTCTCGTGGCCGCGGGCATGCGCGAAATCGTCATCAATCATGCCTGGCTGGGCGATCGGTTGGAAGCGGCGCTGGGCGACGGCAGCCGCGTCGGCGCACGGCTGCGCTACTCCCGCGAAGGCACCGCCCTGGAAACCGCGGGCGGTATCGCGCGCGCGCTGCCCATGCTGGGCGACGCCCCCTTCCTGGTGATCAACGGCGATGTGTGGTGCGACTGGAACCCGGCCCAGGCCCTCGAGCTCGCGCCGGATATCGACGCCACCGGCCGTCGAGCCTGGCTGCTGCTGGTGGACAATCCCGAGCACCACCCCGAAGGAGATTTCCACTTGCGGTCCGATGGCGCGATCCACCCGAATGAAGGCCAGCGGCTGACCTTCTCGGGCATTGGCGTCTATCACCCCGCGCTGTTCGCCGCAATCGCGCCGGGTACGGCTGCACGCCTGGGTCCGCTGCTGACGCAAGCGATCGCGGACGATGCCGTGAGAGGCGCGCGCCATACGGGCAAATGGGTCGACGTCGGCACGCCCGAGCGCCTCGCGGCGCTGGACGCCGAGCTGGGCGCGGCGGCAAGCACCTAG